GTCCACTGGGTTCTTATTGCTTGCCTACCTCCCAGAACACTGGAGAGCCCACAGTAGGCAAAAGAGTTGTTCAGAAATGCAtaagaaaagacatttttattatCAGATGGAAAATATCtctcaaagaaataaagaaaatgtctttCTGCCATGACCCCAGAAAGGTGGCTCTTTCCTGTGAAAACCTAAGAATGTCAGATATAATCTGTTACACTTTTCTCTTTGATAGGCTATATGACAGATGTTATAGGATGATCCTTGGAAAACAGTACAGGAATATATAATCTGTTTCCTGttcttatttatgttttaattccAAACCAGAAAGGTGAGAAGGAGATCGTAGTAAAAAAGAACACATGGGAAGTAAATCTGCTCATAGGAGCTTTATTGTTTCATTGTTAGAAAATTTCAGAAGATTTGTCCTGGGCAGCCCTGCTGGCTTTACTAAAACTTGAAAACCTTCCTggcttcttctatttttttctcatccGTGGGAGGCTTCCTCTGGCTGCCAGGCTGCAGAAATTTCTTCACAGCCGGGAGACTGCTGACTCTGGCTTTTAgggcctgcaatgcacgagaacACAGCTCGGAGTACAGCTAAAGAGCAGCCCTGTCACTACGCAACCCAGCAGGGACTCTGACACCTTCCTAGACAAGGGCCAGCCGAGACCCTTCCATCAGCACCAGGAGGAGGCCCATGAGACAGGAAGGGGACAGCCCAGTTTTCCCCAGAGAGGTCTTAGTGTAACGCCCCATTCTGCTTCCCGATCTTCCTAGCCTCAAGTGGGTTGACCCTCAAGTGCAGTGTAACAAAGAGGAGTGTGTGAGATATCAGCACAGATTAAGGCTCCAGATGTCAAGACAAGAAGAGCTAGGACACGGGGCTGGAACTGAAGATGGAAAACATGAAAGGTCATGTGTGAGGTCAGTCAGAACCAATCTGCCCTCAAAGAGAGAGAAACGGGGAGAGAGAAATCAACGTATCAGAGAAGGAACAGGAATTGAAGGGAAGAAGTGAGATGGGGGGAAACCCACTCACACAGACTCAGGGAAAGAGGGACACACTCGGGACAGAGCGGAGCGAAGAGGAAATGAGGACAGAGGCTGAGGTGGAAGAGGGACCAAGAGAGAGCCAGCCCTGGGTCTCTCTCCTGGTAAAAGGCAGGGCGTTTTCCATGGGGCAGAGTCCACCTCCGATGTCCTTGGCTTGACAGATTCTTTCCACACTCCGGACAGGGCCTTGGAGTGAACTGAGGAGAACGGGGGGCAGCAAGGCCTGGACAGGGATGGGGACCCTAGCACCCCAGTCCCAAGGTCCAGGGAGCAGATGCCGAGGTGGGGTGTGTCTGGCCCCCAGGGCCGTGGGAGAGCTCACCTTTAGCAGAGGGAAGTTGGCCAAAAGGCTGGGGTCCAGCTCTTCCACATAGTAGAGAAGTTCAACCAAGTGGATGTCAGCCCTGCTCAGCTTGTTGCCCACCAGGTAGTCTTGTCCATGGCTCTTCAGCACCTGTCGAATGGAGGGGTCAGATTAGGGACACAGGTCCCTGCAGGCTGGACCCCTGCTCCTCCCCTGCCCCTAGCCCAGCCCCACTTCCATCTCTGCCCCTCGCTGGGCAGGTGGGAACCTCAGACCTTCTGCTCCCTCCAACTCAGAGACGGGCCAGGCAGGTTCCTGTGGTTCCCTCCTCATCCCCAGTGGAAGGCAGACCACCATTTCCGTTTCCTGTTCACACCTCGCTGTGGCTGCCTTACTTCTTCTTCCACTGGGCCAAGGCCTTAGCACCATCTGCACCATGTTTTTGTGGACCGCACACCCTCAAGTGTGCAGCCCTGGACTCCACAACATGACCCTTCATCCgtctctctctgtcctctctccctcctccttggGCAGTGTCTCCATCTTCATGACAGCTTTCTACCACCCTGAGCAAACTAATGCAGACTCTGTATTCCTTCTCAACTCTTTTGCTCTCATTTCCTGGTcttacaatctttttttttttttggcggagGGCAGgcgaggtggggggggggtggttcaTGCTTTTAGTTGAGCCTGATTTCAGGTATTTTTGATCATGAAACGTTCAAACAGAAAAAACTAAAATACGTACTAGTCATAATGATGGAACACTACTTCActgattttatttcactttcttcaaaaGTCTGAGAGTCATGTCCCAAAATATCTCGATTACTTTTTCCTGAATaacttttcctctgtctctttctctccaccCTACTGCCCCCATATCTATCTAGATACATGTCAATCACCCCCAAAACACTTCCACATTCTCCTGACGGGCAGCTGGTCTCATGTCTCCCTACACAGGACACCAGAATATTTTCTGATGTATTGCTGACATCATGCTCTTCTTGAATCAAAGCCCCTGCACCGTGTTCTAAGGATCCATCTAATCCAGGCTCCAGTGTGGCTCTCAGAGCTTCCATAATCCAGGCTCTAAGTATAACCGTGAAATTCCATTGAGTAGAGAATTCCAGATTGGGTTTGAGTAAATAGAACTTTCCTGAAAAATTATAACTTGGGTAAAACTAGTACGATTCTTCTATACATTCAATTTTTATAAAGTGCCCTGAGACTCAGAGTACTACATTAGTATTTAGAAAGGCTCACAGAGGTGAAGGTTAATGCCCCGGTCATGCCAGGCACTATTTTTCTTCGTCCTCTGACCTCTCTGCCAAAGATGCTGAAGAGTCCACTTACATTTTCAAATGCAGGGAGATAACGGTTTGTTGTCTTTTCTCGGATTAGGGTCAGCTTGGCATCTTTTTCAGCAGGTGGGCACAGTGGAAAATGCATGATCATTTCACCCAAATCTGCCACACCCTCTGAATACATATCAATcctgaaaagataaaataaccAAATTGTCAAATGTCTCTGCCTTAGATTTTTGGAATGGGTAAGAATGAGACATTGAGAGGCAGCAAAGTAATTCTCCTCCACTGGGTGCATTTTTCTACACCAGTGAtttagctttgttttttaaaattaattttagcatTCTAGAACAAGCCATCAGGGTAAACATATGTGTAATCTTTTTGTTATACACATGACCAAATATAGAGACAGAGCACATCAGTGACCCATCCATAGTCACAGGCATGAGGGAATCGGGTGGAATCAGTGCAGGTAAGCACTGGGACCACTCCTGGGTGTGCCATCTCTGCCATGACGTGGTCTGAGCATGGTGGGTGTGATGCATTAGGaccacctcagtcatgtccagcagGGTCCTGGCACCTCAGTCCCAGTCACATCCCTCTTCCTCTCTCATCCTGTTAGAACACCAGGCCCATTTAGAGTCCCAACACCAGCACTTTCTCCAGTTATTTCCCGTAGAACCTGGTTCCGTAACACTCTCCACATACTATTGCCAGACTCTGGTTCTGTTTGAAATAACATCCCACTGTAGGGATGGACCAACTTTCgctctttctttcatcagttaATGGACATTTTTGTTGATTCTAGTTATTGATTATGAACAACACTGCTATGAATTTCTGAGTATAAATTTTAGTGTGGGGGTGTTTTTAATCCTCTTGAaaggaattgctgagtcatatgggtaactctatgtttaacttttagaATAACAGCAGTAGTTCCTTgagtgctaagtcgtttcagatacgaccgactctttgtgactcggtggactatagcccaccaggctcctctgtccatgggattcttctccaggcaagaatactagcacgggtcgccatgccctcctccagtgggtcttccagacccagagatcaaacccgggtctcttatgtctcctgcattgctagcaAGTTCTTTActgttagtgccacctgggaagttccttaCAAGATTTTAATTTCAATCATGTagtccccagagaaggcaatggcaacccactccagtactcttgcctagaaaatcccatggacagaggagcctggtaggctgcagtccatggggttgcaaagagttggacacgactgagccacttcactttcacttttcagtttcatacattggaaaaggaaatggcaacccactccagtgttcttgcctggagaatcccagggaccggggagcctggtgggctgctgtctctggggtcgcacagagtcagatacgactaaagcaacttagcagcagcatcagcatgtAGTCCCATCACAGCAGAGAGAATACCCCTCACCCCCAGGATATAGTTGTACTGAAAAATCTAGCTGACTAAAACTATATCGAAATGCTTGATGTAACCTTACCATTTTGAGCTCAACCTCTGCTAATCCTTGTCTAGTGGCCAATCCATATAAAGGGTTAATAAATTAAGTTCCTGGTCATCATTCTTTGAATTTTTGGAATTCAAGAACCAACTTCTTTAGATCCTTCCCTTTCTAAGCTTTATCTTCTAGACACTCAGATGCTTTGTCCCTTGTCTCTGGCTGTTGGTGGGTGTCCAGTTCAAACGAGCCTGAACCCCTGGAGTCTTGGTTCTACCATCCTCTTCGCTTCATAGACCATTCATGTTTGGAAACCTTGTCACTGTGCTATATCCATGGACGGTATCCTCTTCCATAGGCGGTTGATTTCACTTCAAGTTTGTTTACTCTTCCCTCATACTCATAGGTCTTTGCTGTACTAGACTTAGTTATGCCCCACAAGGCTTATACCATCATGTTGGTCATGATGCCCTGCTTTGTTCCTGCTCAGTCAGGGAAGGACCTAAGTTGTTACTATTAGTTACGATGATAAAACTAAAAACTACCGTACAGGGCTCTCTCCTTCATGTCTTTCCCGTAGAGGTTGTATTTGGTGGCAATGTAGTTGAGAATGGCTCTGGTCTGCACCAGCTTCATCCCATCAATTTCAACCATTGGCACTTGCTGGAACATCAAACTCCcatcttttgaaagaaaaaaagaagggcgAAATGTTTGATATGTTGCACCCTTTTAAGAcgaacaaatgtttgctgaaatAACCAAAGATATAAAGTGAAACACTAAAATGATCTGGTAGGCTTAAGCAGGATGGCATTTTGTTTGCCTTTTACTTTCTAAcctattatttcatttatcttcttaTTTCCCATTCAGACATATAGGCGATCCCTTGTAAATCTGGGCTGATTTGTCTTCATGTGTGTTTTAGAAAGAAGCTGGAAGAGTCTGCAACAAGTGTGCCAACAAGTTGCCATTTAACGGAAGTTCCAGAGAAAATCTCTGAACAGGTAAGACATGTTTTGAGAGAGTTTGCCCTTTCTCTGCTCACTGAGTCTACATTATTGCTAGCATGTTACTTTGCCAAACCTGGACTCACAGCAACTTCTGGGCCTGTTTCTCCCCTCTTCTGTCAGATCTTCACCTTTTCCTGACTTTAGGTGGGAGCACTGTGTGGTCACTCACGGTGCAGAAAGGCAGAGAAGCACAGACCGAGCATTCACGGGCACTGGGGCTGGCTCCTTTAACAAACACTCGAGTTCCAGCCCTTCCTAGTTCCGAGTGAGTTGCAAGGCATTTTCAAGGAGACCCGCCTCTTACCTTTAACCATATTTCTCCCACTCTACTAACCCcactcccaccacacacacagcacGTTGGTGGTGTTGAAACCTCAACTTAAAACTTCTACTGGATACTCCCATCAGAGGAACTTAGTTCCTGGGCTTACCATTTTTTAACTTATCCAAGTCTTCTGGTTTTTCTATAAATTTCTCTTCAAACTGAAAAGCAGAAAGAGTCGATAAGTTTTTGTTGTTTCATTCCATAGAATAGCTGAACTTGCATGGCCTCTGTCTGCTGCCCACTATGGAGACTGTAGGATTTCCAAGTTCGGCAGGGTGCACAGAAGACAGTGATCAAGGCCATTTGGAGATTTAGATTAGAGCCACCAAGATAAAAATGTGGGTTGCGGCAAGTAACTGCTTATTTTGCAGGCCAATTCACCTCTACCCTGTCCCCACCTCTGTCAGTGATTAGGTAAtgatttggggggaggggaataTCACTGGAGGGAAGGGACTGGGAAGTTCTAGTTATGGAGTTTTAATGTACCTGGAAAGCCTTTCTCTCCCTGTGAGATCAGGACAGGATTTTGGGGTATCCCCTAGCATGGGGTATCCATGGGGCCATTGACTCCCTTAGAGGCTGCCACCGGAGTCCTCTGCTGTATATTACCTCCTTCCATTCAACTTTTTATTGTAAACAAGGGTCTTGATTGTGAAAAGTTTGAGAACTGGGGATTTCTAACTGCCTCATTGGAGTAGTTTATTGTGGATCTAAATGATCCCATACGGTGAAACCATGTAGATAGTGAGTGTGTGGGCAACAATTTATAAAGCACCCAGTTCAAGACAACCCTAAGAGGCAATGACAGGTGGGTAGTCATTGTGAGAAGGGGCTGGCTGGTCAGCTGTTTCTTGCGAAACTGATGGAGATGCAGGATTGCGAGGATCAGGCTCTGGGCCCAGAGAACCCAGAATTCCAATGTTCTTTGGTCAGTCGAGCCCCACACCCTGCTCTGTCAGGCTTGGCTGGACAAGAGGAAGCCTGGATGCTCTCAGCATCTCCCCCTTCTTCTCCGTCCTGTGCTGAACTCATCCTGCCCAGGGACTCTGAACACATCCTTGAACCCCAAGGCTGAACCGCAGTGAAAAATGTTGGTTGTTGATTTATAGAAATGAAACCACCTGGAATGGCACTGTTTGGATTTTCTATGTACTTGTTTCTTTACACACTTGAAAATGGACCAAGCTAATGTGCCCTGCATTCCTGAAGTAATAGAGAAAGTATAATATATAGAGGCTTAGGTAAACGTGTTTTTAGGAAGCTAAGGGAGCACACTAGAGGTTCCCTTTGCAGAACCTTCGAAGGCCTTTGAAGGCCTCACCTGAAGCCTTCTTTTACTGTTCTCCTCTAAGGGACCAAATCTCTGACCTCTGTccatgactccctccccaggaaacCCTCACAGAGTTGCTGGCTCCCTCTGATCTGGGCTAAGTGCTTTATTGAGTGACACCTCTAGAGGGCAGCACTCAGCAGAGTTGCACAGAAGCCTATCAATATACTACTGAGAAGGTGGCGTTTTTACGCTCAAGTCTTCTGTGTCCTCTTTTAGTCACCCACATACGTGTCTGCATCCTCACTAGAGTGTAAGCAGCCTGAGGGGAGGGACTGTGTCTGTCTTGACGATTCATGTATCTCTAGGGCCTGGCACGAAACCTGGCACTTCAAGGTGCCCAACAAATTcattgctgagtgaatgaatgcattaAATCCAACAGGCAGTTTGCTACAGTCTGCACTGCTCTATATTTCTGGTTTATGTTGTAACTTTAATTACATTTCTCttctaatatgtatatttttgttttttattatggaGATTTGTGGCAcgcacaaaataaaaaatacaatgatGCTCCTTGTAAACTTACATCAGCTTCAGTAATTATAGGCTCAACCCAATCCCAAGATATCTATATGCCTACACCCCTCTCCCTGGTAACAATTTGAAACAAATCCTAGGTATTATATATTTCATCTTTAAACACTTCATGGTATATTACTAGTtcattaaacttattttaaaattgacctaaatacattaaaatgcctgacatattaataataattattcatatcaattgatatttaatattcatatttcTATTTGTTGCAtgaatgtaataaatattttacagttttcaaaatCAAAATTCAGGAAATTTCCtgacagttcagtggttaaggcatgggctttcactgttgtgggcctgcttttgatctctggtcagagaattaaAATCTCACAAGCCTCACagctaaaaacaaataaaaacacaaatttgttttctattgtccttgagaagaagaaatttcaataaaaatctgTTAATCTAATAcctaataaatgtttttaatgcaAAATTCTTAGCAGATCATTTAATAAGGAAAATCTCCTCTGTGAAAAAAGTAGTATGATACAGTCAatttccctggagtaggaaatggaaacccactccagtgttcttgtctgaagaatctcagggacagaggagcctggcaggctatggcctATGGGAGCgaaacgagttggacatgactgagtgactgactagGCACCCACGGTCAATTTAGATCCAACTGAAGATGAAACCTACCTCCACTCCAGCTGCAGCTAGGAGCCACCGAATGCACTCCATTCTGCCGCGTCCATTGAAATAGTgaagagtgggcttccctgccATGGTGGCAGTCTCTTGGTTTCTCTAGCCCTTAATGAACCAACAAATGAAccaatgaatgaacaaagaataAAAGCATAGAAGCTAACGCCTTTATGATATATGGCTGAACAGCACAAACAATGCTGAAAAATCGGCCTCCCTCAGGGCAATTGGAAGAGTCCCTGGAACTTCTTCCTTAGACCAAATTCCCACTCTCATTAGCCACCTGTGGGAAATTCCACCAATCATTGTCCAGTCTACACTGGGTAAAATCTGATTTTCTTGGCAGGCTAAGAAGTGAGTCTGTGGTATGGATGCGTGGGTGGGTGTCAGGGAGGGCAAAGATTAGAGAACTAGTATTTATTGCAAAACTCCTAATATTCCTGCCCCAAtgctacctgtctcctgagaaatctgtatgcaggtcaggaagcaacagttagaactggacatggaaaaacagactggttccaaatcgggaaaggagtacgtcaagcctgcctattgtcaccctgcttatttaaattatataaacagtACAATCATGtgaaatcccaggctggatgaagcacaagctggaatcagatttctggggaaaatatcagtaacctcagctatgcagatgacaccacccttatggatgaaagccaaagaaaactaaagagcctcttgatgaaagtgaaagaggagagtgaaaaagttggcttaaagctcaacattcagaaaactaatatcatggcatccggtcccatcacttcatggccaatagatggggaagcaatggaaacagtgagagactttatttttgggtctccaaaatcactgcagatggtgattgcagccatgaaattaaaaaacgcttgctccttggaagaaaagctatgaccaacctaaacggcatattaaaaagcagagacattactttaccaacaaaggtccatctagtcaaagctggtttttccagtggtcatgtatggatgtgagagttggaccataaagaaaactgagcgctgaagaattgatacttttgaactgtgatgttggagaaaactcttgagagtcccttggacagcaaggacgtccaaccagtccatcctaaaggaaatcagtcctgaatattcattggaaggactgatgctgaagctgaagctccaatactttggccacctgatgcaaagaaccaactcattggaaaagaccctgatgctgggaaagattgcaagcaggaggagaaggggatgacccaGGATgggatggccggatggcatcaccaatgtgatgaacattagtttgagtagcttctaggagttggtgatggatagggaatcctggcatgccgcagtccgtGGCGTTGCAGAGAGTCgaacaaaactgagcgactgaactgaactgaactgaatgctgaccACTTTGAACACATTAtatctttaatcctcacaagaatCCCATGAAATAATTATTATCTCCATTCTTCAGTTGATGAAATGGACCTCGAAGCTTAAGTAACATTCATGGAAATCCACACCCAGGATTAAAACCAGGGCAGGGCAGGAACCCACACATATGTAGGCCCTGGGAGCCTGGGAAGGAGGGGCCTTGGAGCCAGAGGACTTCACAGACAGCAGgaataggaggaggaggagacagaatCCATGTTCAGCTCATTGGCTATTATGCTGCATTTGTTCAAAATCTGAAATTAGAGCTCAGTTTGCTTAACTGTTGCTCAAAAGATCCCGATTCTTTCCACAGATACAGGATGCCAAATCCTTCCATTTTCTTGGAATTGTACATTCTGCCTCTCTTGGTGCATCTTATGTCTAGAGAAAGGGATGTTACTGCATTAACTGTACAGTCTAGGTGGAACTGACATTTGTTCTATGTCTGTCATGCACTGCGCATTATCACAAATTTGTCTTCATTTAACCCTACAAGAATCACCTGCTATGAAGTTGCCATTACTCTCATTTTGCAGTTGGGGATACTGAGATTTCTAGGGTAACTTGCACAAAGTAGGTGGCGAACTTGGGATTCAAACCCATTTCTATATGAACCCAAGTCTTGGCCTCATTTTTCATGTTAACATTTTTCAAACTAGGCATGACAATCCTTCAGTGGACTGtgaaattttccagtttttaaaataaagcattgtTTCATGAGTTGCTCATTTCAGCTATGTGTGCGTTGTATGTTCAGGTAGAAGAAAGCACATAGGCACACTCATTTGGTCATGGTATTGGTAAGAGATACGTGGGTCTTTTCAGGTCAGTGAAGTTTGAAAGCCCCTAGACTACAGCAGCCTATGTGTAGAGTGGACATAGCAGGGAACCAGAGAATGAAATTCAAAGGCTCCAACAACAGACAGAAAttattggccaaaaagttcttttgggtttttctgtaagatgttacaggAAAACTCAAACATTATGACCAAACCAATTGTTCTCTCATGGGCGTGAATAgaaacatactgctgctgctgctgctaagtcgctttagtcgtgtccggctctgtgagaccccatagacagcagcccaccaggctcccctgtccctgggattctccaggcaagaacactggagtgggttgccatttccttctccagtgcatgaaagggaaaagtgaaagtgacgtcgctcagtcatgtttgactcttcgcgaccccatggtcttcagcctgccaggcccctcgtccatgggatttttcaggcaagagaactggagtcgggtgccattgacttctccataGAAACATACAGGACTTAATAAAAGCAGGAACCCCAAAGCCAGAACATAGGAAGAAACACCTGCGTTTTCtattcaaatcctagctctgttTAGTAAACATTAAGATCTTGCAACTTTTTGTTGAGGAGTTCAGGACAAAAATATACTTCTCTTTAGTGGATAAAGTATGAATAACTTGAATTTTAGATAACAAAATGTTTTCAatatccacatttaaaaaaatttatttagttttggtttacttttttatttacatATCCACATTTTTAATGTGAGATCAATGGTCTAACCTTTGCAAAATAAAGGATCCTTAGAAAGATACTTAACTCGTCCATCTTGAAGTTGGAGATTGTGTATATTGTACTTATCATGTAGAACAGAGGAGCTGTGATTCAGCAGAATTCTGAGAAGGGTGTTGCTGTGAAGTGGAAGTCACAGATCCTCCTCACATTAAACTCCATTATCCAATGACTAAGGATCACATTACAAAGGGAAATGAAGTTTCAACTTACGTAATACTTTATCATATCTTTCTTATAAGTAactttcttcactttttgaagGCTGGGGCAAACCTGATATAAACTTCCTGGCTCCCAGAAAATGAGAACTACAGAGATTCAGTGACTTGCCATCAGTCACACACGTGTGTTCCCAATTCACACTCAATATCAAGCAAGTGTGTCCACCCTCAGGACAACCCCAGAAACGGCTTCTAGTATCCTATTGGAAGACGAAATTCAAATTCAAAGAGCTCTGTGAGCACTGGGGTCCTTTGAAGACATCTTCTGAATTCGGGTCTGGGCCCCCCCCAAGCAGGTAATGCATATGTTCCCCTCTGCTGCTCTCTGAGACCCTTGATATTAGTTTGTTCCCCATGCAGAATCCTTTGGCCAATTAACAGTTCAATGGGAGAGAAGGAAACATTAATTCTGTTGGCTGATTCTGAGGAAAAACGGA
This genomic interval from Bos taurus isolate L1 Dominette 01449 registration number 42190680 breed Hereford chromosome 23, ARS-UCD2.0, whole genome shotgun sequence contains the following:
- the GSTA1 gene encoding glutathione S-transferase A1 (The RefSeq protein has 2 substitutions compared to this genomic sequence) translates to MAGKPTLHYFNGRGRMECIRWLLAAAGVEFEEKFIEKPEDLDKLKNDGSLMFQQVPMVEIDGMKLVQTRAILNYIATKYNLYGKDMKERALIDMYSEGVADLGEMIMHFPLCPPAEKDAKLTLIREKTTNRYLPAFENVLKSHGQDYLVGNKLSRADIHLVELLYYVEELDPSLLANFPLLKALKARVSNIPAVKKFLQPGSQRKPPTDEKKIEEARKVFKF
- the GSTA1 gene encoding glutathione S-transferase A1 isoform X2, with the protein product MYSEGVADLGEMIMHFPLCPPAEKDAKLTLIREKTTNRYLPAFENVLKSHGQDYLVGNKLSRADIHLVELLYYVEELDPSLLANFPLLKALKARVSSLPAVKKFLQPGSQRKPPTDEKKIEEARKVFKF
- the GSTA1 gene encoding glutathione S-transferase A1 isoform X1 — its product is MFQQVPMVEIDGMKLVQTRAILNYIATKYNLYGKDMKERALIDMYSEGVADLGEMIMHFPLCPPAEKDAKLTLIREKTTNRYLPAFENVLKSHGQDYLVGNKLSRADIHLVELLYYVEELDPSLLANFPLLKALKARVSSLPAVKKFLQPGSQRKPPTDEKKIEEARKVFKF